A window of Strigops habroptila isolate Jane chromosome 5, bStrHab1.2.pri, whole genome shotgun sequence contains these coding sequences:
- the MMADHC gene encoding methylmalonic aciduria and homocystinuria type D protein, mitochondrial isoform X3, with amino-acid sequence MANVLCNRARLVTYLPGFYSLVKRVVNPKAFSTAGSSGSDEPHVAATPPDLCPRTVWPDEVMGPFGPQDQRFQLPGNIGFDCHLNGTASQKKSQVSKSLPDILAEPSASERHEFVMAQYINEFQGADVPQKQQINNAETYFENAKVECAVQACPELLRKDFESMFPEVNANQLTVLTVTQKTKNDMTVWSQEVEDEREMLLENFINGAKEICCAICSEGYWADFIDPSSGLAYFGSYTNNTLFETDERYRHLGFSVDDLGCCKVIRHNIWGTHVVVGSIFTNAEPDSPIMRKLGGNY; translated from the exons GTGCTCTGTAACAGAGCAAGATTGGTCACCTACCTACCAGGGTTTTATTCCTTAGTCAAAAGAGTTGTAAATCCCAAGGCTTTTTCTACAGCAGGTTCCTCTGGCTCAGATGAGCCTCATGTTGCTGCTACACCTCCTGATTTat GTCCAAGAACTGTGTGGCCAGATGAAGTAATGGGTCCATTTGGTCCTCAGGACCAGAGATTCCAGTTGCCTGGTAATATTGGTTTTGACTGTCACCTAAATGGCACTGCTTCTCAGAAGAAGAGTCAGGTTTCGAAAAGTCTGCCTGATATACTAGCAGAGCCTTCGGCAAGTGAAAGGCACGAATTTGTAATGGCACAATACATAAATGAATTTCAG ggtGCTGATGTTccacagaaacagcaaataaataatgctgaaacttactttgaaaatgcaaaggtAGAATGTGCAGTACAAGCTTGTCCTGAACTGTTACGAAAAG ACTTTGAGTCAATGTTTCCAGAAGTGAATGCCAACCAATTAACGGTATTAACTGTCACCCAGAAGACTAAAAATGATATGACTGTATGGAGCCAAGAGGTGGAGGATGAGAGAGAAATGCTGTTAGAAAAT ttcaTTAATGGTGCCAAGGAAATTTGCTGTGCAATTTGTTCAGAAGGCTATTGGGCTGACTTCATTGATCCATCCTCAGGACTGGCA tATTTTGGATCCTACACAAACAACACTCTGTTTGAAACAGATGAACGCTACCGCCACTTGGGATTTTCCGTTGATGATCTTGGCTGCTGCAAAGTTATTCGTCATAACATCTGGGGTACTCATGTGGTTGTAGGAAGTATTTTCACTAATGCTGAACCTGACAGTCCTATCATGAGAAAACTAGGTGGAAACTACTAG